A single genomic interval of Helianthus annuus cultivar XRQ/B chromosome 6, HanXRQr2.0-SUNRISE, whole genome shotgun sequence harbors:
- the LOC110932788 gene encoding BAG domain-containing protein Samui-like produces the protein MSLVDEPEEDNPVVTVEKEQVAATTDDPFNVDVLFDTDVLETGPEVVVNVEQVVDVEAQKEKEKVVDDIEGDDVDRSTTSSSSSSDGGIEDIESRKRIQEEIEKEKLLRKTKRQEKDDDDVYVPSPEHVSGSQSSPRVRKKVGVRKKKPPTPPHEQTPPPSPIQSAPRQPTPPQQSSPPKQPTPPRQPSSIHQTLPQQPLVTSQDIFQTPSLTQVQPGLSSRGLYTPQDNLLDVGDFDFANTSQVRNVEKRVEEVVAENKRLAAENKKVKVDELEEEKARRDEQNEYFKLKNKEFEAAKALRDHEFYMLNKVVESMLGTSVDQKFEELQVEELRAERQAEIERQMKDKGKGVEGSSAVTERSIVPSMVVDNPEPISAISVMFEEETHLEELMDDDDDDAAGGTGLKVTEASTEKKVDDLMNASVNEESGEASGKGESNVNPEIKFDFEEELESFDINQQPEYTYKYVEEADKYDRVEIEDWTDDEEVVEDTSMFPTLMEFFAEENREELRQKVTEAVKEKNFESTQKEMEKEDRSKWFKKSHERKFK, from the exons ATGTCTTTGGTTGATGAACCGGAAGAAGATAATCCAGTGGTTACTGTAGAGAAAGAACAAGTggcagctacaacagatgatccATTCAACGTTGATGTGTTATTTGATACAGATGTCTTGGAAACAGGGCCAGAAGTTGTTGTTAATGTTGAACAAGTTGTAGATGTTGAAGcacagaaagagaaagaaaaagttgttgatgataTTGAGGGTGACGATGTAGATAGAAGtacaacaagttcatcaagttcttcaGATGGTGGTATTGAAGATATTGAAAGTCGAAAAAGAATTCAAGAAGAGATTGAAAAAGAGAAGCTGTTACGAAAGACAAAGAGACAGGAAAAGGACGACGATGATGTTTATGTGCCTTCTCCAGAGCATGTCTCAGGATCGCAATCTTCTCCAAGAGTTAGAAAGAAAGTTGGAGTTCGAAAGAAA AAACCACCTACACCACCACATGAACaaacaccaccaccgtcacctaTCCAATCAGCACCACGACAACCTACTCCACCACAACAATCCTCACCACCTAAACAACCAACACCTCCAAGACAACCATCATCTATTCATCAAACACTACCACAACAACCTCTTGTTACCTCACAAGATATATTTCAAACACCTTCACTCACCCAAGTGCAACCTGGTTTGTCTAGCAGAGGTCTTTATACTCCACAGGATAATCTTTTAGATGTTGGAGACTTTGATTTTGCCAACACTTCACAAGTCAGAAATGTTGAAAAGAGAGTTGAAGAAGTTGTTGCTGAAAACAAAAGGCTGGCAGCTGAAAATAAGAAA GTTAAAGTTGATGAACTTGAGGAAGAGAAAGCTAGACGTGATGAACAGAATGAATACTTTAAGTTGAAGAACAAAGAATTTGAAGCAGCCAAAGCATTAAGAGATCACGAGTTCTATATGCTAAACAAAGTTGTCGAAAGCATGCTCGGAACATCGGTAGATcaaaagtttgaagagctgcAAGTCGAAGAGCTTAGAGCTGAACGTCAAGCCGAGATTGAAAGACAAATGAAAGATAAAGGTAAGGGAGTTGAAGGAAGCTCAGCTGTGACTGAAAGATCAATAGTACCTTCTATGGTGGTTGATAATCCCGAGCCTATCTCTGCAATATCTGTTATGTTTGAGGAGGAAACACATCTAGAAGAGTTGATGG atgatgatgatgacgatgctgcAGGTGGTACAGGTTTAAAAGTTACAGAAGCTTCCACTGAGAAAAAGGTTGATGATCTGATGAATGCTTCAGTAAATGAAGAATCAGGGGAAGCAAgtggaaagggggagtcta ATGTGAATCCGGAGatcaagtttgattttgaagaagagTTGGAGTCTTTTGATATCAATCAACAGCCTGAATACACgtataagtatgttgaagaggctgataAGTATGATCGAGTTGAGATTGAAGACTGGACGGATGATGAAGAGGTAGTTGAAGATACTTCTATGTTTCCTACACTTATGGAGTTCTTTGCTGAGGAAAATAGAGAAGAATTAAGGCAAAAGGTGACTGAGGCAGTGAAAGAAAAGAACTTCGAGAGCACTCAAAAGGAAATGGAAAAGGAAGATAGATCGAAATGGTTCAAAAAGAGTCACGAGAGAAAGTTTAAATGA